In Acropora palmata chromosome 7, jaAcrPala1.3, whole genome shotgun sequence, one genomic interval encodes:
- the LOC141887270 gene encoding forkhead box protein A2-A-like — translation MMEAMNPGNPGAGLGVGNPQTQGLSMDDGKSKQAKEKVYRRSYTHAKPPYSYISLITMAIQQSPNKMLTLSEIYQFIMDLFPFYRQNQQRWQNSIRHSLSFNDCFVKVPRSPDRPGKGSYWTLHPDCGNMFENGCYLRRQKRFKADKKPSLSDLPKPGLLSPVVSSMHHQKVQGAKSLGAPSFLAPSPYSAMSAMGAMGAMGMGAMGSMSMNKSFNHPFAIKNIIASEHEADLRGFDPMHFSPYHPAGMSSSMSSLGLPKPYDSNPITTEPSPYYQGCVFTPSSCAGIAGFSGLS, via the coding sequence ATGATGGAGGCTATGAATCCCGGTAACCCAGGCGCTGGTTTAGGAGTAGGAAATCCGCAAACTCAAGGCCTTTCCATGGACGATGggaaaagcaagcaagcgaAGGAGAAAGTATATCGACGCAGCTATACTCATGCCAAACCGCCCTACTCTTACATCTCTCTGATAACCATGGCCATTCAACAGTCACCCAACAAGATGCTTACCCTCAGTGAAATCTATCAATTTATAATGGACCTATTTCCGTTCTACAGACAAAACCAACAGCGATGGCAGAACTCCATTCGGCATAGCTTATCATTCAATGACTGCTTCGTAAAGGTGCCTCGCTCGCCGGACAGGCCCGGTAAAGGTAGCTATTGGACTCTTCACCCTGACTGCGGCAATATGTTCGAAAACGGATGCTACCTTCGCCGACAGAAGCGCTTCAAGGCAGACAAAAAGCCCAGCCTTAGTGATCTTCCGAAGCCCGGTCTGCTGAGCCCTGTGGTTTCGTCCATGCATCATCAAAAAGTGCAAGGAGCTAAGAGTTTAGGCGCTCCAAGCTTCCTTGCCCCGTCTCCTTACAGCGCTATGAGTGCAATGGGTGCAATGGGTGCAATGGGAATGGGGGCCATGGGATCCATGTCAATGAACAAATCTTTTAACCATCCATTCGCCATCAAGAACATCATTGCATCTGAACACGAAGCAGACCTACGAGGATTCGACCCAATGCATTTCAGCCCGTACCATCCCGCGGGTATGTCATCTTCGATGTCTTCACTAGGACTGCCTAAACCGTACGACTCGAATCCAATCACAACAGAACCGAGCCCCTACTATCAAGGTTGTGTGTTTACACCTTCGAGCTGTGCGGGAATCGCTGGTTTCTCCGGTCTCTCATAA